From Candidatus Eisenbacteria bacterium:
CACGGGGCGGTCCGTCATGCCCGCGACCACGCTGGCGAGGGCGCCCTCCATGCCCGCGACGACCACGATCGCCGAGGCGGTCCGGAGGGCCTTCACATGGCCCAGGAGCCGATGGATCCCGGCCACACCCGCATCGTACACCCGGCGCACCGGCACCCCCATGAATTCCAGGGTCACCGCGGCCTCCTCGGCCACCGGAAGGTCCGACGTGCCGGCGCTCAGGACGAGCACGGGGCTTCCCCGCTTCGGCGCGCTCGCGCGGGATCGTGTCCCCTCCGTCGCGAGCGAGCGGGAACGGGAGCGCCTCGCGCCCGGCTTCCCTGCGGCCCCTTGGATCACCACCGTGCGCGCGGCCTCGTTCCACACGGCGCCGTCCGCGAACGCCTCGATCAGCGCGCGCGCCGCGGAGGGGCGAACGCGGGTCGCGAGGCACCGTCCGCTTCGCGTCACGATCGCGCGCGCGATGCGCACGCACTGGGGATCCGTCTTCCCCTCGCACAGGATGACCTCGGGGAGATGCTGGCGGAGCGATCGGTGGTGGTCGACGAGGGCCGGGCCGGCCGCTTCGAAGGGGAGGCGCGCCAGCGCCTCCATGGCATCGCGGGTCGACGTCCGTCCGCGACGGACGCCGTCCAGGATCTTACGGAGACGCGCCGGATCCATTCGTCACCGCCGCCCCGTCGTCGCACGCGGCCTCCTCGCCGGCGCCGGCGCCCCCCTCGAGCCCGGAGGCCGGCGTCGCGAACGGATGAGGGGCGCTTTCGAGCTTGTCGAGATAACGAAGGAGCAGTTCCTCGGTCTCGGCGGGATTCTTCGAGTGGTTGATCTCGCGGCAGAGGGTCGAGTTGTCGTAGAGGCCGCGCACGTACCAGGCGATGTGCTTGCGCATCAGCACGGCCGCGTACTCGCCCTTCTTCCGCGCGAGTTCGTGCAGGTGCCCGATCGCGGTCTCGATCCGCTCGCGCGGCGTGGGCTCGGGACCCGGGTCCTCGCCCTGGAGGAGCTTCTCCGCGCGGCCGAAGAGCCACGGATTCCCGAACGAGCCGCGCCCGA
This genomic window contains:
- a CDS encoding 1-(5-phosphoribosyl)-5-amino-4-imidazole-carboxylate carboxylase — its product is MDPARLRKILDGVRRGRTSTRDAMEALARLPFEAAGPALVDHHRSLRQHLPEVILCEGKTDPQCVRIARAIVTRSGRCLATRVRPSAARALIEAFADGAVWNEAARTVVIQGAAGKPGARRSRSRSLATEGTRSRASAPKRGSPVLVLSAGTSDLPVAEEAAVTLEFMGVPVRRVYDAGVAGIHRLLGHVKALRTASAIVVVAGMEGALASVVAGMTDRPV